In Desmospora profundinema, the sequence TGGGCGAAGTGTCGGGCAACGCCATCCCAGGATGGATCACCGGGCTTGTACTCGCAGTATTTACCGCTCTTGTGATCCTCGGAGGAATCAAGTCGATCGGGCGGATCACATCATTTTTGGTTCCTTTTATGGCTGTTTTCTATATTCTGGGCGGATTAGTCGTAATCCTTCTTAATGTTACAGAAGTACCGGCAGCATTCGCCATGATTTTCACGGATGCCTTTACCGGACAGGCGATGGCGGGAGGTGCCATCGGAACGGTGATCCAGATGGGAGTGGCACGGGGGCTCTTCTCCAACGAGGCAGGGCTGGGTTCGGCTCCTATCGCAGCCGCGGCGGCCAAGACGGACGTCCCCGGCCGCCAAGGTCTGGTCTCCATGACCGGAACCTTCCTGGACACCCTGGTGGTCTGTACCATCACAGGATTGGCAATCGTAATGTCCGGTGTCTTCACCGACACCTCCCTGGAAGGCGCTCAAATCACCGTTGCCGCCTTCAACTCTGCCCTGCCGGTGATCGGAGGGCTGATTGTCTCCATCGGCCTGATTCTGTTTGCCTACTCCACCATCTTGGGTTGGTCCTATTATGGGGAAAAATGTTTCACCTATTTGTTCGGGGACAATGCCACCTTTCTCTACCGCGGAATCTTCGTCTTCGCCGTCTTCATCGGTTCCATCCAAAAAATCGGCCTGGTGTGGGGAATCTCCGATACCATGAACGCGCTGATGGCTGCACCCAACCTGGTGGGTCTGTTGCTCCTTTCCGGCGTCGTCGCCTCGGAAACCCGCTCTTTCCGTGAACAGATGCGGTTGGAGCGTTCCGGAAGCAAACAAAGTCAAACCATCTAATCCCGAATTTCTCGCATCAAAAAACCCGGCAGCCGTTTCCACGGTCAGCCGGGTTTTTTCTCCGGCCTGATCCCTAGTCCCCCATCAGGTAACTCCATCTGTTCTTCATGGCCTTTACGCGGACAAGTCGGCCGGCTTGGTGTCCGTCTTCGTTCCATGTACTTATAGAAGCACAAGTCTAGCCTCGGGTACTTTCGTACCCGGGTCTCGCTATGCACTCATGGAAGCACAAGTCTCGCCTCGGGCACTTTCGTACCCGGGTCTCGCTATGCATAGCAGAGTCGATGCTGCAGGATTTCCTGGCCTCCCTCCACATAAACACATTCGATAATGGTCGGAGGGGTACTAAACCTTCTCCTTTCCCCGCATCCACCACATCATCAGAGCGGTCAGCAGACAAGTTGCGATCACCCCCAGAATGGTGAACCAGACAGTAATCCCGGCAACATTAAACCAGTATGCCGCAACGGGGACGGGAACCACTTGCGGATCCCCCTCTTGCCATAGAACGGCAGTGGGTGTGAGGATCAGTCCCAACAGGAAGGAGAATAGGATGCTGGCGACACTGCCGACTGCGATCATCCGCAAGGGTGAGCTCCTCCACTTAAGCAGTTTGGATACCCTCCTTCACCGGGACGAAAGACTTGTCCCGCCTTTTCTACACCCTATGCGCGGGGAGGCTCTTCTTTTCCTATCCTGCAAAAAAACGCCAGCTCTCTTTTGGCTGGCCGACTAGGGGGTGTCTGAACAATCCGTAGCGCGAGATCCCGGGTCGGTATGGCTGTCTTCGTTTCGTTGCAAAAAGCGGATAGTGAGACCAGAGAACAACAGTGACCCTGGCGAGAGTGCAAAGGCGAACCAAAAGCCATACCGCCCCTCCTTTCTACTCTACTCACGGAAGATTGAATGACCAGACAGGCCCTAGGAATGCTCAAGCCCCTTCTTCCAACATGGATCATGCTTCCTTGGAGAAGAGCTTGGAAATCCTGCGGCGTGACTTGCCACGCATAGCGAACCCCGGCCGGACTTCCACATTCGGCAGTCTCTTTTATC encodes:
- a CDS encoding alanine/glycine:cation symporter family protein, which encodes MNLIDAVNAFVWGWPTLVLLVGTGIFLTIRLGFWQFYTLPYGLKLAFSPRSQDQKSKGDISHFQSLMTALAATIGTGNIAGVATAIAVGGPGAVFWMWVTALFGMATKYAEAILAVKYRVTNDKGEISGGPMYYIERGLGMKWLAVLFALFGSMAAFGIGNMVQSHSVASALGEVSGNAIPGWITGLVLAVFTALVILGGIKSIGRITSFLVPFMAVFYILGGLVVILLNVTEVPAAFAMIFTDAFTGQAMAGGAIGTVIQMGVARGLFSNEAGLGSAPIAAAAAKTDVPGRQGLVSMTGTFLDTLVVCTITGLAIVMSGVFTDTSLEGAQITVAAFNSALPVIGGLIVSIGLILFAYSTILGWSYYGEKCFTYLFGDNATFLYRGIFVFAVFIGSIQKIGLVWGISDTMNALMAAPNLVGLLLLSGVVASETRSFREQMRLERSGSKQSQTI